The genomic interval GCGCGGGCATACGTCGAGTACCCCGCGTACGGGGTCGTCCGACGGCTCCGGCTCTCGACCCGGCGGAAGGCCATCTACCGCGAAACCGTGGCGACCGTCGAGGCGATGGACGGGCCGCCGGCGCGGCTGTCTGACGACGCGCGGTGTGGCCCCTGCGAGTACCGCGAGGAGTGCGGCGTGCGGACGCGGTCGCTCCGCTCGCTGCTGTGAGTCAGTGCTCCGCGAGCCACGCCTCGACCTCGTCGGCGCGGGGACCGTGGCGGTGGACGGTTCCCTCCCCGACGTCCACGACGGTGGAGCCCTGCCCCCCGGGCGTCTCGCCGGCGTCGAGAACCTCGCTCGCGGCGGCGCGTATCTCCGGGTCGAGCGCGCTCACGGTGCGGACGCTCCCGCGCCCGGAGACGTTCGCGCTCGTCGCGGTCAGCGGCCCGGCGCGTTCGAGCAGTTCGACCGCGACCGGGTGGTCGGGGACGCGGACCCCGACGCGGTCGCGCCCGGCGGTGAGCACGTCCGGCACGTCGGGGCCGCGCTCGACGACGACGGTGAACGGGCCGGGGAGGAACGCCTCCATGAACGCGCGGTCGCGGTCGGTGAGCCGCGTCGGGCCGGCGGCGGCCGCGACGGAGGGAACGGCCATCGAGACCGGGTCCGCGCGGTCGCGGCCCTTCGCGTCGAAGACGCGCTCGACGGCGGCGGCGTTCAGCGCGTCCGCGCCGAGGCCGTACACCGTCTCCGTCGGGTAGACGACGAGTTCGCCGTCGCCGAGGGCGGCGACCGCCCGGTCCATCTGCGGGACCGGGATCGCGGGGTCGTCGGCCACGCTAC from Halosegnis marinus carries:
- a CDS encoding L-threonylcarbamoyladenylate synthase produces the protein MDRAVAALGDGELVVYPTETVYGLGADALNAAAVERVFDAKGRDRADPVSMAVPSVAAAAGPTRLTDRDRAFMEAFLPGPFTVVVERGPDVPDVLTAGRDRVGVRVPDHPVAVELLERAGPLTATSANVSGRGSVRTVSALDPEIRAAASEVLDAGETPGGQGSTVVDVGEGTVHRHGPRADEVEAWLAEH